One window from the genome of Osmerus eperlanus chromosome 3, fOsmEpe2.1, whole genome shotgun sequence encodes:
- the LOC134016715 gene encoding zinc finger protein 271-like produces the protein METHQCDTCGKSLSSSSSLKQHVMIHTGDKLYNCELCGCSFTTNGSLKRHMHIHSGEKPYSCDLCGKTFSHSSQLTVHSRIHTGDKPYNCHLCGYSCTTNSNLKSHMYIHSGEKPYSCDLCGKTFSHSSHLTVHSRIHTGEKPYYCDCCNTLFSTSGGLKEHSKIHTGEKPYSCDLCGYSCTTNGSLKSHMYIHAEEKPYSCDLCGKTFSHAGGLKDHCRIHTGEKPYNCDLCGYSCTTNSKMKRHMYIHSGEKPCSCDLCGKTFSHSGQLTVHRRIHTGEKPYSCDLCGKTFRQANTLTLHSRIHTGEKPYSCDLCDKTFSRAGTLTLHSRTHTGEKPYSCDLCDKTFRQRGEFTAHRRIHTGEKPYSCDLCGKTFRQSGQLTVHSRIHTGEKPYSCDLCGQTFRNSGNLTVHSRSHTVHRTLQL, from the coding sequence atggagacacatcagTGTGACAcctgtgggaagagcctttcctcatccagtagCCTCAAGCAGCACGTgatgatccacactggagacaaGCTCTACAACTGTGAGCTCTGTGGCTGTAGTTTTACAACAAACGGCAGTCTGAAACGCCACATGCATATCCACTCCGGAGAAAAgccttacagctgtgacctctgtggtaaaacctttagccactcTAGCCAATtaacagttcacagcaggatccacactggagacaaGCCCTACAACTGTCACCTCTGTGGCTATAGTTGTACAACAAACAGCAATCTGAAAAGCCACATGTATATCCACTCCGGAGAAAAgccttacagctgtgacctctgtggtaaaacctttagccactcGAGCCACTtaacagttcacagcaggatccacaccggAGAGAAGCCCTATTACTGTGACTGTTGTAATACATTATTCTCTACCTCTGGTGGATTGAAGGAGCACAGcaagatccacactggagagaagccgtacagctgtgacctctgtggctaTAGTTGTACAACAAACGGCAGTCTGAAAAGCCACATGTATATCCACGCCGAAGAAAAAccttacagctgtgacctctgtggtaaaacctttagccatgctgGCGGTTTGAAAGatcactgcaggatccacactggagagaagccctacaactGTGACCTATGTGGCTATAGTTGTACAACAAACAGCAAGATGAAACGCCACATGTACATCCACTCTGGAGAAAAACCTTGCAGCTGTgatctctgtggtaaaacctttagccattcTGGCCAAttgacagttcaccgcagaatccacacaggagagaagccctacagctgtgacctctgtggtaaaacctttagacaggcAAATACTCTCACtcttcacagcaggatccacacaggagagaagccctacagctgtgacctctgtgataaaacctttagccgggcAGGTACTCTCACTCTTCACAGCAGGACCCACACtggggagaagccctacagctgtgacctctgtgataaaacctttagacagagaggggaattcacagctcaccgcagaatccacacaggagagaagccctacagctgtgacctctgtggtaaaacctttagacaatCTGGCCAATTGActgttcacagcaggatccacacaggagagaagccctacagctgtgacctctgtggtcaaaCCTTTCGCAACTCTGGCAATTtgacagttcacagcaggagCCACACTGTACATAgaaccctacagctgtga
- the LOC134016726 gene encoding NAD(P)H dehydrogenase [quinone] 1-like, with protein MAEKNVLIVYAHQSAGSFNAAAKDVAVEVLTAQGCKVEVSDLYSMKFTAVATAEDITGEVKDSTHFSYAEETKLAWQEGRLSNDIMAEHRKLTKADIIIFQFPMYWFSVPAIMKGWIDRVLTLGYAFTPEKRYTQGIFKEKKAMLSFTTGSQESMFSSNGINGDMNVTLWPLQNGILHYCGFQVLAPQIFWAPSGITSEARTTMLELWRTRLQGLQGETPLSFVPSDSFDGEHGFQLKPELQLKHAHQEFGLTVGTHLGKPLPPNNQIKAGV; from the exons ATGG CCGAGAAGAATGTTCTGATCGTGTATGCCCACCAGAGTGCTGGTTCATTCAATGCCGCAGCTAAAGATGTGGCTGTTGAGGTTCTGACTGCACAGGGCTGCAAGGTAGAGGTGTCTGACCTCTACAGTATGAAGTTCACAGCTGTTGCCACTGCAGAGGATATCACGG gagaggtgaaggactcTACGCACTTCTCTTATGCAGAAGAAACCAAACTAGCCTGGCAGGAGGGCCGGCTCTCTAATGACATCATGGCAGAGCACCGCAAACTCACCAAAGCGGACATCATCATCTTCCAG TTCCCCATGTACTGGTTTTCTGTTCCTGCCATCATGAAGGGATGGATTGACCGTGTGCTTACTTTGGGCTATGCCTTTACCCCAGAGAAGAGGTACACCCAGGGTATCTTCAAG GAGAAGAAAGCCATGCTATCCTTCACCACTGGCTCTCAGGAGTCAATGTTCTCTTCCAACGGCATCAATGGAGACATGAATGTAACCCTGTGGCCTCTACAG aaTGGGATCCTTCACTACTGTGGCTTTCAAGTTCTGGCTCCTCAGATTTTCTGGGCTCCATCTGGTATCACCTCTGAAGCCCGCACCACAATGCTGGAGCTCTGGCGAACCAGGCTTCAGGGGCTGCAAGGAGAAACTCCGCTGTCCTTTGTACCTTCGGATAGTTTTGACGGGGAGCATGGCTTCCAGCTTAAACCAGAGCTTCAGCTGAAGCATGCACACCAAGAGTTTGGCTTGACGGTCGGAACCCATCTGGGgaaacccctccctcccaacaaCCAGATCAAGGCTGGGGTTTGA
- the rpe gene encoding ribulose-phosphate 3-epimerase → MAYSAMIGPSILSSDLACLGSECERMMECGADYLHLDVMDGHFVPNITFGHPMVECLRKSVGLDPFFDMHMMVSRPEQWVKAMAAAGANQYTFHLEATTNAGNLIKDIRESGMKVGVAIKPGTTVEELAPWAGQIDMALVMTVEPGFGGQKFMEDMMPKVAWLRNQFPSLDIEVDGGVGPDTIHKCAEAGANMIVSGSAVVSSPDPRSVIALLRTVVVEAIQKRSLDR, encoded by the exons ATGGCTTACAGTGCCATGATCGGCCCATCCATTCTAAGCAGTGATCTCGCCTGCTTGGGTAGTGAGTGTGAGCGGATGATGGAGTGCGGGGCAGATTACCTCCATCTCGACGTTATGGACGG GCATTTCGTCCCAAACATCACGTTTGGCCATCCCATGGTGGAGTGCCTGAGGAAGTCTGTGGGACTGGACCCTTTTTTTG acATGCATATGATGGTGTCCAGGCCGGAGCAGTGGGTCAAGGCCATGGCAGCAGCAGGGGCCAACCAGTACACCTTCCATCTGGAGGCCACCACCAACGCTGGCAACCTCATTAAAGACATCCGGGAGAGTGGGATGAAG GTGGGCGTGGCCATCAAACCTGGTACTACAGTAGAGGAGTTGGCTCCCTGGGCAGGACAGATAGACATGGCCCTGGTCATGACTGTGGAACCTGGCTTTGGGGGACAGAAGTTTATGGAGGACATGATGCCCAAG gtgGCATGGCTGAGGAATCAATTCCCTTCGTTGGACATTGAGGtggatggaggagtgggcccTGACACCATCCACAAGTGTGCcgag gcgGGGGCTAACATGATTGTGTCAGGCAGTGCAGTGGTGAGCAGCCCCGATCCTCGCTCTGTCATCGCTCTGCTGCGTACTGTGGTTGTTGAGGCAATCCAGAAACGCTCGCTGGATCGTTGA